Proteins co-encoded in one Arachis hypogaea cultivar Tifrunner chromosome 13, arahy.Tifrunner.gnm2.J5K5, whole genome shotgun sequence genomic window:
- the LOC112792098 gene encoding uncharacterized protein translates to MAKILALQAQKYLFESKPKSPLAGTTATRLELPALTNFLFGAVHSQYRMELEPWAELDVDDSDLSSFLRPCKRFHSHSNSDSNSIQHQSQSQTLIDADSASPPPPLIPGPAGAVQAAIMHRRSRAPLEEPLLPTQEFIRRVVQNGHESDHDFTTNAWLSAFHFLRSLDRESDSVTPLNSIKKHLNVVRVPLIVAVIKSCNPNGFGDMMVTLKDPTGTISASVHHKTFSDSEYGKDITVGSVVVLQKVAVFAPTRSTCYLNITLRNILKIFCNDNGVLSGQIHPSISARQTTPDMERHEEPRTLGNTFSLSEKERTEDHRIESRLVAREGHEKSRMPAETFSLPPERTEGILIGNRLDSRFLTEERHEESRMMDNTFALPQERTEGIMTNLSLGSKFIEGVDIHKQMGEDLVVPSCHSDDGNNRNQKSVFERENLLFKQDNVRPEEVTCGDGLQTELNGQHNPPKSAEGDNLNLACSARGGGSLTKNSIHISAGVETEVKNHLEGQRVISNPQNTIPHWTDEQLDELLAFD, encoded by the exons ATGGCGAAGATCTTAGCCCTTCAAGCCCAAAAATATTTGTTTGAATCCAAGCCCAAGAGTCCATTGGCAGGCACCACAGCCACAAGACTGGAGCTTCCCGCGTTAACCAATTTTCTGTTTGGCGCTGTACATAGTCAGTACAGAATGGAGTTGGAACCATGGGCAGAGCTTGACGTCGACGACTCTGATCTCTCTTCCTTTCTCCGTCCTTGCAAGCGATTCCACTCCCATTCCAATTCCGATTCCAATTCCATCCAACACCAATCCCAATCCCAAACCCTAATCGACGCCGACTCTGCATCGCCACCGCCACCGCTCATTCCGGGTCCTGCCGGTGCCGTTCAGGCCGCCATAATGCACCGGAGATCCCGAGCTCCCCTGGAAGAGCCCCTTCTTCCCACACAAGAATTCATTCGCCGCGTCGTCCAAAACGGCCACGAAAGCGATCACGATTTCACCACGAATGCGTGGCTTTCCGCCTTCCATTTCCTTCGTTCCCTGGACAGAGAGAGTGATTCTGTGACGCCTTTGAACTCAATCAAGAAGCATCTCAATGTCGTGAGAGTTCCTCTGATCGTAGCTGTTATCAAATCGTGCAATCCCAATGGTTTTGGAGACATGATGGTCACCCTCAAG GACCCTACGGGAACAATTAGTGCCAGTGTTCACCATAAAACCTTCTCCGACAGTGAATATGGGAAGGATATAACTGTTGGTTCAGTTGTAGTCCTCCAAAAG GTGGCTGTATTTGCTCCCACTCGCTCGACTTGTTATCTCAACATAACATTGCGTAACATACTCAAG ATTTTCTGCAATGACAACGGAGTTCTATCAGGACAAATTCATCCTTCTATCTCAGCGAGGCAGACTACACCAGATATGG AAAGGCATGAAGAACCAAGGACGCTGGGCAATACATTCTCTCTGTCAGAGAAGGAAAGAACTGAAGATCACAGAATAGAATCAAGGCTCGTTGCAAGAGAAGGGCATGAAAAGTCAAGGATGCCTGCTGAGACATTCTCTCTACCACCAGAAAGAACTGAAGGAATCTTGATTGGTAATAGGTTAGATTCAAGGTTTCTTACAGAAGAAAGACATGAAGAGTCACGGATGATGGACAATACATTTGCTCTGCCACAGGAAAGAACTGAAGGAATCATGACTAACCTCAGCTTAGGCTCAAAGTTTATAGAAGGAGTAGATATTCACAAACAAATGGGAGAAGATTTAGTTGTACCAAGCTGTCACTCTGATGATGGAAACAACAGAAACCAAAAATCTGTTTTCGAAAGAGAGAACTTATTATTTAAACAGGATAATGTTCGACCTGAAGAAGTAACCTGTGGTGATGGGCTCCAAACTGAGTTGAACGGCCAGCACAATCCACCTAAATCAGCTGAAGGAGACAATCTAAACCTAGCATGCAGTGCTCGAGGCGGTGGTTCTTTAACAAAAAATTCGATTCATATATCTGCTGGTGTAGAAACCGAGGTAAAAAACCACTTAGAAGGACAAAGAGTGATCTCAAATCCACAAAATACAATTCCGCATTGGACAGACGAACAGCTGGATGAGCTTCTAGCATTTGATTGA
- the LOC112792099 gene encoding 3-ketoacyl-CoA synthase 4-like — MHHIPPTPSMAAAREESENVMFGALDNLFANTKIKPKNIGVLVVNCSLFNPTPSLSAMIVNKYKLRGNIRSFNLGGMDCSAGVIAIDLAKNMLQVHRNTYVVVVSTENITQNWYFGNKKSILIPNCLFRVGGSAVLLSNKCSVKRRAKYKLVHVVKTHKGADDKAFRCVYQEQDDDGKTGVSLSKDLMAIAGGALKTNITTLGPLVLPISEQLLFFATLVVKKLLNAKVKPYIPDFKLAFDHFCIHADGRAVIDELEKNLQLLPMHVEASRMTLHRFGNTSSSFIWYELAYTEAKGRMRKGNRVWQIAFGSGFKCNRAVWQALRHVKASPKSPWEDCIHRYLVQVVT, encoded by the coding sequence ATGCATCATATCCCTCCAACTCCTTCCATGGCTGCTGCAAGAGAAGAATCTGAGAATGTTATGTTTGGTGCTTTGGATAATCTCTTTGCTAATACAAAGATTAAGCCTAAGAATATTGGTGTTCTTGTTGTGAATTGCAGTTTGTTTAACCCAACTCCTTCACTTTCTGCAATGATTGTGAACAAGTACAAGCTTAGGGGTAACATTAGAAGCTTCAATTTGGGTGGTATGGATTGTAGTGCAGGAGTTATAGCCATTGATCTTGCTAAGAACATGCTTCAAGTTCATAGGAACActtatgttgttgttgttagcaCTGAGAACATTACTCAGAATTGGTACTTTGGGAACAAGAAATCTATTCTGATCCCAAATTGTTTGTTCCGTGTTGGTGGTTCTGCTGTTTTGTTGTCCAACAAATGCTCTGTTAAGAGAAGAGCAAAGTACAAGCTTGTTCATGTTGTGAAGACTCATAAGGGTGCTGATGATAAAGCTTTCAGGTGTGTGTATCAAGAACAAGATGATGATGGCAAAACTGGTGTTTCTCTCTCAAAGGATCTTATGGCTATTGCTGGTGGGGCTTTGAAGACTAACATCACAACTTTGGGGCCTCTTGTTCTTCCAATAAGTGAACAGCTTCTGTTCTTTGCTACTTTGGTTGTTAAGAAGCTTCTGAATGCAAAAGTGAAGCCTTATATACCTGATTTCAAGCTTGCATTTGATCATTTCTGCATTCATGCTGATGGGAGAGCTGTGATTGATGAGCTTGAGAAGAATCTTCAGCTTCTGCCTATGCATGTTGAGGCTTCTAGAATGACACTTCACAGATTTGGAAACACTTCTTCAAGCTTTATTTGGTATGAGCTGGCATACACTGAAGCCAAGGGAAGAATGAGGAAGGGGAATAGGGTGTGGCAGATTGCATTTGGAAGTGGATTTAAGTGTAACAGGGCAGTGTGGCAGGCACTTAGGCATGTCAAGGCTTCACCCAAGTCTCCTTGGGAAGATTGCATTCATAGGTATCTAGTGCAGGTTGTTACATAG